From one Cucurbita pepo subsp. pepo cultivar mu-cu-16 chromosome LG17, ASM280686v2, whole genome shotgun sequence genomic stretch:
- the LOC111778275 gene encoding uncharacterized protein LOC111778275 isoform X1 — protein sequence MASPSLSTSNALYHPSRAVTAPAIAIPLFSSFHAPPEISFSPLHHRRSSLLLSSNPCAKSAVCPAAVRPPPDSDPPPDEDPIRLKGFTAIFSKFGDRVQIFFAVLFWMSLFFWTSALDGKNRPNKGSRFRR from the exons ATGGCATCgccctctctctctacttCGAACGCTCTCTACCATCCTTCACGGGCCGTTACCGCCCCTGCAATCGCCATTCCTCTCTTCTCAAGCTTCCATGCTCCTCCGGAAATTTCCTTCTCTCCGCTTCATCATCGCCGTTCATCTCTCTTGCTCTCTTCTAATCCCTGTGCTAAATCCGCCGTTTGTCCAGCAGCAGTACGCCCGCCTCCGGACTCCGATCCGCCTCCTGACGAGGATCCGATTCGTCTAAAAG GTTTTACAgcaattttctcaaaatttggaGACAGAGTACAGATTTTCTTTGCTGTGTTATTCTGGATGTCCCTCTTCTTCTGGACTTCTGCATTGGATGGAAAAAATAGACCTAATAAGGGCTCTCGATTTAGACGATAG
- the LOC111778056 gene encoding uncharacterized protein LOC111778056, giving the protein MADKVALVLGFALFLFLHHSAAQTVHVVGDSTGWRIPPTADFYAKWATGKTFTVGDSLVFNFTTDRDDVTRVPKASFDMCSDDNEIGDSIEIGPATMRLTTAGEHYFISSEDTHCQQGQKLAINVTAAPAAPITPTPPSTKAPPPTSGRAPVTHVVGDATGWRIPQGGNMFYVNWATGKEFVVGDSLLFNFPAGDDVVRVTKRSFDLCSDDDDIGEDIDVSPARFFLNAPGEYYFISSEDRHCQQGQKLAINVTAAASGPMPPPSNARPPPPKPAPVTHVVGDAVGWTVPQGGAAFYTNWAAGKTFVVGDSLVFNFRPEVHDVERVTKRSFDICSDDDEIGDSIDSSPATIVLTAPGEHYYISTENQDCELGQKLAINVVATRSNAPATSIATSPSSGPSAGGPASNPGGSGSPFSSANTVAAALSATLFGLVLNFF; this is encoded by the exons ATGGCCGATAAAGTCGCTCTTGTTCTGggttttgctctgtttttgttcCTTCATCACTCCGCCGCTCAGACCGTTCATGTCGTCGGTGACTCCACCGGCTGGAGAATCCCTCCTACCGCTGATTTCTACGCTAAATGGGCCACTGGTAAAACTTTCACCGTCGGTGATTCCTTGG TGTTTAATTTCACTACGGATAGGGACGATGTTACGAGAGTACCGAAAGCGTCGTTTGATATGTGCAGTGACGACAATGAAATCGGCGACTCCATTGAAATTGGACCAGCAACCATGCGTCTCACAACTGCAGGGGAACATTATTTCATCAGCTCTGAGGATACTCACTGTCAACAAGGTCAAAAGTTAGCTATCAATGTCACCGCCGCCCCCGCCGCCCCGATAACTCCAACGCCGCCTTCTACCAAAGCTCCTCCCCCAACCTCCGGACGCGCTCCCGTGACCCATGTCGTCGGAGACGCTACTGGCTGGCGCATTCCTCAGGGCGGCAACATGTTCTACGTCAACTGGGCTACCGGAAAGGAATTCGTTGTCGGCGATTCTCTCT TGTTCAATTTTCCAGCCGGGGACGATGTAGTTAGAGTGACGAAGAGATCCTTCGATTTATGTAGCGACGACGATGACATCGGCGAGGACATCGACGTTAGCCCTGCAAGGTTCTTCCTCAACGCTCCCGGCGAGTATTATTTCATTAGCAGCGAGGATAGGCACTGCCAGCAAGGTCAGAAATTAGCAATCAATGTTACAGCCGCTGCCTCTGGACCTATGCCTCCACCGTCCAACGCTCGTCCACCACCCCCAAAGCCAGCTCCAGTGACCCATGTCGTCGGAGACGCCGTCGGATGGACCGTCCCACAAGGCGGCGCTGCTTTCTACACCAACTGGGCTGCCGGCAAGACATTCGTCGTCGGTGATTCTCTAG TGTTCAATTTCCGACCCGAAGTACACGATGTGGaaagagtaacaaagagatcgTTCGATATATGTAGCGACGACGACGAAATCGGCGACAGCATCGACTCGAGCCCCGCAACGATCGTGCTCACCGCTCCCGGCGAGCATTACTACATCAGCACGGAGAACCAAGACTGTGAATTAGGTCAAAAATTAGCAATCAATGTTGTCGCCACCAGATCCAACGCTCCTGCAACCTCCATTGCAACATCTCCAAGCTCGGGTCCTAGCGCTGGCGGTCCAGCGTCGAACCCCGGCGGCAGCGGCTCACCGTTCTCCTCCGCTAACACCGTCGCCGCCGCTCTCTCCGCCACATTGTTTGGCCTAGTTTTGAACTTCTTCTAG
- the LOC111778785 gene encoding uncharacterized protein LOC111778785 gives MVASSTLMILAYFRHNKGDGAASRQSDVRILRPCLCSGGNKDRKKKQKKVQFAENVKKKATEAEETKKKMTARKLKKNRCRGSFQGSQMPENRVALYNGILRDRSNRMGFSY, from the exons ATGGTGGCGTCGAGCACGCTGATGATCCTGGCGTATTTCCGGCATAACAAGGGCGACGGCGCCGCTTCCCGACAGTCCGATGTCCGGATTCTCCGGCCTTGTCTCTGTTCAg GTGGGAATAAAGATcggaagaagaagcagaagaaggtTCAATTTGCAGAGAACGTGAAGAAGAAAGCGACGGAGGCGGAggagacgaagaagaagatgacggccagaaaattgaagaaaaatagatgCAGAGGCAGCTTTCAAGGAAGCCAGATGCCGGAGAATCGTGTCGCTCTTTATAATGGAATTCTCAGAGATCGATCTAATAGAATGGGCTTTTCTTACTGa
- the LOC111778629 gene encoding methyl-CpG-binding domain-containing protein 11-like isoform X2 codes for MEDEVGVQSKEELQNPVEGGAKDEVSVHLPAPPSWKKLLSPKKGGTPRKNEVIFIAPTGEEIRNRKQLEQYLKSHSVDVALSDFDWSTGETPRRSARISEKAKTTPPPQEDAPRKRARKSPGSKKKEAKNSEGVKETDVKDVEMSEKEHAEIEKEKDKEPKMVDETKEKEPENAKDEEPEKDIETAKDEQAENVVETKDEPGIENVPGNTTITKNGQLDAEDQSHGNVQNQEVATAVESVALVGGQDKGENRPQTEAEKANESCCMKQEKADASNIKENGVAGTPASEGTTMENEDAQKHDIQTKDRVSKNESEVIETGK; via the exons ATGGAAGACGAAGTGGGAGTGCAGAGCAAAGAAGAGCTTCAAAACCCAGTTGAAGGAGGAGCTAAAGATGAAGTTTCTGTTCATCTTCCAGCTCCACCTTCTTGGAAGAaactg TTATCACCCAAGAAGGGAGGTACACCAAGAAAGAACGAAGTCATATTCATAGCACCGACTGGCGAGGAGATCCGTAATCGAAAACAGCTCGAGCAGTACTTGAAATCACACTCTGTAGATGTTGCATTATCGGATTTTGATTGGAGTACTGGTGAGACACCTCGAAGATCAGCTAGGATTAGTGAGAAGGCTAAGACAACGCCTCCCCCACAGGAAGATGCCCCAAGGAAACGAGCTAGAAAGTCTCCCGGCTCGAAAAAGAAGGAAGCTAAGAACTCCGAGGGTGTAAAGGAAACTGATGTTAAAGATGTCGAAATGTCCGAGAAGGAGCACGCTGAAAtcgagaaagaaaaggataaaGAGCCTAAAATGGTtgatgaaacaaaagaaaaagaacctGAAAATGCCAAGGATGAAGAGCCTGAAAAAGACATTGAAACTGCCAAGGATGAACAGGCCGAGAACGTTGTCGAAACAAAAGACGAACCCGGCATTGAGAATGTGCCCGGTAACACGACGATAACCAAAAACGGTCAGTTAGATGCTGAAGATCAAAGTCATGGTaatgttcaaaatcaagaggTAGCCACAGCTGTTGAAAGTGTGGCATTGGTGGGTGGACAAGATAAAGGGGAAAACAGACCACAAACTGAAGCTGAGAAAGCTAATGAATCATGCTGTATGAAACAGGAAAAGGCAGATGCTAGTAACATCAAGGAAAATGGTGTTGCAGGAACTCCAGCATCTGAGGGAACGACCATGGAAAACGAAGACGCACAAAAGCACGACATCCAGACAAAGGACAGAGTGAGCAAAAACGAGAGCGAGGTGATCGAAACCGGTAAGTAA
- the LOC111778629 gene encoding methyl-CpG-binding domain-containing protein 11-like isoform X3 codes for MEDEVGVQSKEELQNPVEGGAKDEVSVHLPAPPSWKKLLSPKKGGTPRKNEVIFIAPTGEEIRNRKQLEQYLKSHSVDVALSDFDWSTGETPRRSARISEKAKTTPPPQEDAPRKRARKSPGSKKKEAKNSEGVKETDVKDVEMSEKEHAEIEKEKDKEPKMVDETKEKEPENAKDEEPEKDIETAKDEQAENVVETKDEPGIENVPGNTTITKNGQLDAEDQSHGNVQNQEVATAVESVALVGGQDKGENRPQTEAEKANESCCMKQEKADASNIKENGVAGTPASEGTTMENEDAQKHDIQTKDRVSKNESEVIETVL; via the exons ATGGAAGACGAAGTGGGAGTGCAGAGCAAAGAAGAGCTTCAAAACCCAGTTGAAGGAGGAGCTAAAGATGAAGTTTCTGTTCATCTTCCAGCTCCACCTTCTTGGAAGAaactg TTATCACCCAAGAAGGGAGGTACACCAAGAAAGAACGAAGTCATATTCATAGCACCGACTGGCGAGGAGATCCGTAATCGAAAACAGCTCGAGCAGTACTTGAAATCACACTCTGTAGATGTTGCATTATCGGATTTTGATTGGAGTACTGGTGAGACACCTCGAAGATCAGCTAGGATTAGTGAGAAGGCTAAGACAACGCCTCCCCCACAGGAAGATGCCCCAAGGAAACGAGCTAGAAAGTCTCCCGGCTCGAAAAAGAAGGAAGCTAAGAACTCCGAGGGTGTAAAGGAAACTGATGTTAAAGATGTCGAAATGTCCGAGAAGGAGCACGCTGAAAtcgagaaagaaaaggataaaGAGCCTAAAATGGTtgatgaaacaaaagaaaaagaacctGAAAATGCCAAGGATGAAGAGCCTGAAAAAGACATTGAAACTGCCAAGGATGAACAGGCCGAGAACGTTGTCGAAACAAAAGACGAACCCGGCATTGAGAATGTGCCCGGTAACACGACGATAACCAAAAACGGTCAGTTAGATGCTGAAGATCAAAGTCATGGTaatgttcaaaatcaagaggTAGCCACAGCTGTTGAAAGTGTGGCATTGGTGGGTGGACAAGATAAAGGGGAAAACAGACCACAAACTGAAGCTGAGAAAGCTAATGAATCATGCTGTATGAAACAGGAAAAGGCAGATGCTAGTAACATCAAGGAAAATGGTGTTGCAGGAACTCCAGCATCTGAGGGAACGACCATGGAAAACGAAGACGCACAAAAGCACGACATCCAGACAAAGGACAGAGTGAGCAAAAACGAGAGCGAGGTGATCGAAACCG TTTTGTAG
- the LOC111778275 gene encoding uncharacterized protein LOC111778275 isoform X2 encodes MASPSLSTSNALYHPSRAVTAPAIAIPLFSSFHAPPEISFSPLHHRRSSLLLSSNPCAKSAVCPAAVRPPPDSDPPPDEDPIRLKAPYRIAAGDFWSLMMIPR; translated from the exons ATGGCATCgccctctctctctacttCGAACGCTCTCTACCATCCTTCACGGGCCGTTACCGCCCCTGCAATCGCCATTCCTCTCTTCTCAAGCTTCCATGCTCCTCCGGAAATTTCCTTCTCTCCGCTTCATCATCGCCGTTCATCTCTCTTGCTCTCTTCTAATCCCTGTGCTAAATCCGCCGTTTGTCCAGCAGCAGTACGCCCGCCTCCGGACTCCGATCCGCCTCCTGACGAGGATCCGATTCGTCTAAAAG cCCCTTATCGTATAGCTGCTGGAGACTTTTGGTCTTTGATGATGATTCCCCGCTGA
- the LOC111778629 gene encoding methyl-CpG-binding domain-containing protein 11-like isoform X1, with product MEDEVGVQSKEELQNPVEGGAKDEVSVHLPAPPSWKKLLSPKKGGTPRKNEVIFIAPTGEEIRNRKQLEQYLKSHSVDVALSDFDWSTGETPRRSARISEKAKTTPPPQEDAPRKRARKSPGSKKKEAKNSEGVKETDVKDVEMSEKEHAEIEKEKDKEPKMVDETKEKEPENAKDEEPEKDIETAKDEQAENVVETKDEPGIENVPGNTTITKNGQLDAEDQSHGNVQNQEVATAVESVALVGGQDKGENRPQTEAEKANESCCMKQEKADASNIKENGVAGTPASEGTTMENEDAQKHDIQTKDRVSKNESEVIETAMRSHIG from the exons ATGGAAGACGAAGTGGGAGTGCAGAGCAAAGAAGAGCTTCAAAACCCAGTTGAAGGAGGAGCTAAAGATGAAGTTTCTGTTCATCTTCCAGCTCCACCTTCTTGGAAGAaactg TTATCACCCAAGAAGGGAGGTACACCAAGAAAGAACGAAGTCATATTCATAGCACCGACTGGCGAGGAGATCCGTAATCGAAAACAGCTCGAGCAGTACTTGAAATCACACTCTGTAGATGTTGCATTATCGGATTTTGATTGGAGTACTGGTGAGACACCTCGAAGATCAGCTAGGATTAGTGAGAAGGCTAAGACAACGCCTCCCCCACAGGAAGATGCCCCAAGGAAACGAGCTAGAAAGTCTCCCGGCTCGAAAAAGAAGGAAGCTAAGAACTCCGAGGGTGTAAAGGAAACTGATGTTAAAGATGTCGAAATGTCCGAGAAGGAGCACGCTGAAAtcgagaaagaaaaggataaaGAGCCTAAAATGGTtgatgaaacaaaagaaaaagaacctGAAAATGCCAAGGATGAAGAGCCTGAAAAAGACATTGAAACTGCCAAGGATGAACAGGCCGAGAACGTTGTCGAAACAAAAGACGAACCCGGCATTGAGAATGTGCCCGGTAACACGACGATAACCAAAAACGGTCAGTTAGATGCTGAAGATCAAAGTCATGGTaatgttcaaaatcaagaggTAGCCACAGCTGTTGAAAGTGTGGCATTGGTGGGTGGACAAGATAAAGGGGAAAACAGACCACAAACTGAAGCTGAGAAAGCTAATGAATCATGCTGTATGAAACAGGAAAAGGCAGATGCTAGTAACATCAAGGAAAATGGTGTTGCAGGAACTCCAGCATCTGAGGGAACGACCATGGAAAACGAAGACGCACAAAAGCACGACATCCAGACAAAGGACAGAGTGAGCAAAAACGAGAGCGAGGTGATCGAAACCG cgatgagatcccacatcggttag
- the LOC111779289 gene encoding class E basic helix-loop-helix protein 22-like, whose product MMLLRNSSTPILNSWLHQSKSSPSESDQFLPFRRTKSLSLTPSFHPPPSLSNDSVKRVTQNLLELDITDPRKKIPVPKSWKFQPEVKSKENGVSVRDQDLRPTSDSPSSSIPGEFLNSGLGLKVPNDEVRDECVLQMLVVDGGTGSDGGRVCGGGGGGSGGRGSNGGGGGDSDKSGFNNSTDAYYQKMIEANPDNALLLGNYAKFLKKVHGDFAKAEEFCERAILADPNDSSVLSLYADLIWHTQKDAQRAATYFDQAVQSSPDDCYLLASYARFLWDTDVDEEDDMAQQYETEERHTSRPGFSHLAASS is encoded by the exons ATGATGCTATTGAGAAATTCTTCAACCCCAATTCTTAATTCTTGGCTTCACCAATCCAAATCCTCCCCTTCAGAATCGGACCAATTCCTCCCGTTTCGAAGAACCAAGTCGCTCTCGTTAACACCCTCTTTTCACCCTCCACCGTCTTTATCGAATGATTCAGTGAAGAGGGTAACCCAAAATCTGCTAGAATTAGATATTACAGATCCCAGAAAGAAGATTCCGGTACCCAAGAGTTGGAAATTTCAACCGGAAGTGAAATCCAAGGAGAATGGAGTATCAGTTCGAGATCAAGATCTTAGACCCACTTCAGATTCGCCGTCGTCTTCGATTCCTGGAGAGTTTTTGAATTCTGGGTTGGGTCTGAAAGTACCAAATGATGAGGTTCGCGATGAATGCGTTCTGCAGATGCTGGTGGTCGACGGCGGAACGGGAAGCGACGGCGGCCGGGTGTgtggcggaggaggaggtggaAGCGGCGGAAGAGGTTCCAACGGCGGTGGTGGAGGGGATTCTGATAAGTCAGGGTTTAACAATAGCACAGATGCTTATTATCAGAAGATGATTGAAGCGAACCCTGACAATGCTCTTCTACTTGGAAATTATGCCAAGTTCTTGAAAAAG GTTCATGGAGATTTTGCCAAAGCCGAAGAGTTTTGTGAGAGGGCAATTCTAGCTGATCCAAATGATTCAAGTGTTCTATCGCTTTATGCTGATCTAATTTGGCATACACAGAAGGATGCTCAACGAGCTGCGACCTATTTTGATCAAGCTGTTCAAAGTTCCCCTGATGATTG CTATCTTCTAGCTTCATACGCACGGTTTCTCTGGGATACCGATGTCGACGAAGAAGACGATATGGCACAGCAGTATGAAACAGAGGAAAGGCATACTTCTCGGCCCGGTTTCTCACATCTGGCTGCATCTTCCTAA